In Hylaeus volcanicus isolate JK05 unplaced genomic scaffold, UHH_iyHylVolc1.0_haploid 12126, whole genome shotgun sequence, a single genomic region encodes these proteins:
- the LOC128882684 gene encoding YEATS domain-containing protein 4-like, whose amino-acid sequence MSTSLSGINNLKKIKNVPQRKEDVTVVKPVILGTYAFMLTEQEIARRRNRNDNATHRWYCTLRSSTCEDTSYFIRKVVFNLHSSFINPQRTFEKPPYEFNEVGWGEFEIVCKIYFLDPNERPVELRHWLRLYPSDLHTLYPTPTEVNPGACVATEIYDEIYFNSPYEPFYNILMTGPLKPKIQYEMAPNFLKTNNQDKYLASLLSAISTVNQAIEEGTSKATTLTLEINQLKESYYAKHDDKALMIVNKEKQNFS is encoded by the exons ATGTCGACTAGTCTGAgtggaattaataatttgaaaaaaataaaaaatgtacctCAACGAAAAGAAGACGTGACGGTAGTGAAACCAGTCATTTTAGGGACTTATGCTTTTATGCTAACGGAACAG gaaatagCTCGACGAAGAAATCGTAATGATAATGCCACACATCGTTGGTATTGCACCCTGCGTTCTTCAACATGCGAAGATACCTCTTATTTTATTCGCAAAGTTGTTTTTAATCTTCATTCAAGCTTTATCAATCCTCAACGAA CTTTTGAAAAACCTCCCTATGAATTTAATGAAGTAGGGTGGGGTGAGTTTGAAAtcgtttgtaaaatttatttccttgaTCCAAATGAGCGACCTGTAGAACTACGTCACTGGTTAAGG TTGTATCCGAGCGATCTTCACACTCTGTATCCCACTCCAACAGAAGTGAATCCTGGTGCATGCGTGGCAACCGAG ATTtacgatgaaatttatttcaatagtcCATATGAACCTTTTTACAACATTCTCATGACGGGTCCTTTAAAACCGAAAATTCAATATGAAATGGCACCCAACT TTTTGAAAACGAATAATCAAGATAAATATTTAGCTTCGCTCCTCTCAGCTATTTCAACTGTCAACCAAGCAATTGAAGAAGGAACAAGCAAGGCAACCACTTTGACATTAGAA ATTAATCAGCTTAAAGAATCGTATTACGCTAAGCATGATGATAAAGCTTTAATGATTgtcaataaagaaaaacaaaatttttcctGA